A single region of the Brachypodium distachyon strain Bd21 chromosome 3, Brachypodium_distachyon_v3.0, whole genome shotgun sequence genome encodes:
- the LOC100829812 gene encoding trifunctional UDP-glucose 4,6-dehydratase/UDP-4-keto-6-deoxy-D-glucose 3,5-epimerase/UDP-4-keto-L-rhamnose-reductase RHM1, whose protein sequence is MATPYTPKSILITGAAGFIASHVTNRIVRNYPDYKIVVLDKLDYCSNLKNLLPASSSPNFKFVKGDIASADLVNFLLVTENIDTIMHFAAQTHVDNSFGNSFEFTKNNIYGTHVLLEACKVTGQIRRFIHVSTDEVYGETDEDAVVGNHEASQLLPTNPYSATKAGAEMLVMAYGRSYGLPVITTRGNNVYGPNQFPEKLIPKFILLAMRGKPLPIHGDGSNVRSYLYCEDVAEAFEVILHRGEVGHVYNIGTKRERTVTDVAKDVCKLFNLEADKVIQYVDNRPFNDQRYFLDDAKLKSLGWSERTRWEEGLRKTMEWYVANSDYWGDVSGALLPHPRTLMMPGCEGSEEIKGMLNLFTNNQTKMKTTTSNGSSQTHSLKFLIYGRTGWIGGLLGKICEKQGIPHEYGKGRLEERSSLILDIQTVKPTHVFNAAGVTGRPNVDWCESHKPDTIRTNVAGTLTLADVCREHGLLVMNYATGCIFEYDANHPEGSGIGFKEEDKPNFTGSFYSKTKAMVEELLKEYDNVCTLRVRMPISSDLNNPRNFITKISRYNKVVNIPNSMTVLDELLPISVEMAKRNLRGIWNFTNPGVVSHNEILEMYKKYLDPSYKWTNFTLEEQAKVIVAPRSNNEMDATKLKKEFPELLSIKDSLVKYVFEPNRKVPAN, encoded by the exons ATGGCGACACCCTACACACCTAAGAGCATTCTCATTACGGGAGCTGCTGGGTTCATTGCATCCCATGTCACAAACCGGATTGTTCGGAACTACCCTGATTACAAGATTGTTGTCCTTGACAAGCTTGATTACTGCTCCAATCTGAAGAATCTGCTCCCTGCCAGCTCTTCACCAAACTTCAAGTTTGTCAAGGGCGATATTGCCAGCGCTGATCTTGTCAACTTCCTACTGGTCACAGAGAACATTGATACTATAATGCACTTTGCAGCCCAGACACATGTCGATAATTCATTTGGAAACTCCTTTGAATTCACCAAGAACAACATTTACGGTACTCATGTTCTTCTAGAGGCTTGCAAGGTCACTGGTCAGATCAGGAGGTTCATCCATGTCAGCACTGATGAGGTCTATGGGGAGACTGATGAGGATGCTGTGGTTGGCAACCATGAGGCGTCACAGCTGCTCCCCACAAATCCCTATTCAGCCACCAAAGCTGGAGCAGAAATGCTTGTTATGGCTTATGGGAGATCCTATGGTCTGCCGGTTATCACTACTCGGGGAAATAATGTGTATGGTCCTAATCAGTTTCCTGAGAAGCTTATCCCGAAGTTCATTCTTTTGGCTATGAGAGGAAAGCCCCTCCCAATTCATGGTGATGGATCCAATGTTCGGAGCTATCTGTATTGTGAGGACGTAGCTGAAGCTTTTGAGGTCATTCTTCATCGTGGAGAGGTTGGACATGTTTACAATATTGGAacgaagagagagaggacggTTACTGATGTGGCAAAGGATGTCTGCAAGCTTTTTAATCTGGAAGCTGACAAAGTCATCCAGTATGTGGATAATAGACCTTTTAATGATCAGAGGTACTTCTTGGATGATGCGAAGCTCAAGAGTCTTGGGTGGTCTGAGCGCACTAGATGGGAGGAGGGCCTAAGGAAGACGATGGAATGGTACGTAGCTAATTCTGACTATTGGGGTGATGTTTCTGGTGCATTGCTGCCTCACCCAAGGACATTGATGATGCCTGGGTGTGAGGGCTCTGAGGAAATTAAAGGAATGCTAAATCTGTTTACTAACAACCAGACGAAGATGAAGACTACAACATCAAATGGTTCTTCCCAAACTCATTCTCTCAAGTTCTTGATATATGGTCGGACAGGATGGATTGGTGGACTTCTTGGAAAAATATGTGAGAAGCAAGGAATTCCACATGAATATGGAAAAGGTCGCTTGGAAGAGCGCTCTTCGCTCATCCTGGATATCCAAACTGTCAAGCCAACACATGTCTTCAATGCTGCTGGTGTTACTGGCAGGCCCAATGTTGATTGGTGCGAGTCTCACAAGCCGGACACCATACGTACCAATGTTGCAGGCACCTTGACCCTGGCTGATGTGTGTAGGGAACATGGGTTATTGGTGATGAACTATGCTACTGGGTGCATATTTGAGTATGATGCAAATCATCCTGAAGGGTCAGGCATCGGCTTTAAAGAAGAGGATAAACCAAATTTTACTGGTTCATTCTACTCAAAGACCAAGGCAATG GTTGAGGAACTGTTGAAGGAGTATGATAATGTCTGCACCCTGCGAGTCCGGATGCCAATATCCTCTGACCTCAACAATCCCAGAAACTTCATCACAAAGATTAGTCGGTACAACAAGGTGGTGAATATTCCAAACAGCATGACTGTATTGGATGAGCTTTTGCCAATTTCAGTTGAGATGGCAAAAAGGAACTTGCGGGGCATCTGGAACTTCACCAATCCTGGTGTAGTTAGCCACAATGAGATTTTGGAGATGTACAAGAAGTACCTTGATCCCAGCTACAAGTGGACAAACTTCACGCTAGAAGAACAGGCTAAGGTCATTGTTGCACCTCGGAGCAACAATGAGATGGACGCGACAAAGCTGAAGAAAGAGTTCCCTGAACTGCTATCGATCAAAGACTCTTTGGTTAAGTATGTTTTTGAGCCTAACAGGAAGGTCCCAGCAAATTGA
- the LOC104583484 gene encoding dirigent protein 1: MATIPRALFLVSLLVALSSAAVPAASAGRGSRPIHLHFYMHDITGGPGQTAVQLVKGPGPSHPLMPGAHFGDTTVIDDLLTEGPSAASRAVGRAQGSYMLAGLREPVLMVSMTVALARDGPYNGSTVAVVGRDDVSEGVRELAVAGGTGAFRKATGHVLWRTAKMESRDHMVLELDVYATVPGGASAGDGQRQAS, translated from the coding sequence ATGGCCACTATCCCTCGCGCCCTGTTCCTCGTCTCCCTGCTGGTGGCCCTCTCCTCGGCAGCCGTACCGGCCGCGTCGGCTGGACGAGGGAGCCGGCCGATCCACCTGCACTTCTACATGCACGACATCACGGGCGGGCCGGGGCAGACGGCGGTGCAGCTGGTGAAGGGGCCCGGCCCGTCGCACCCGCTGATGCCGGGGGCCCACTTCGGCGACACGACGGTGATCGACGACCTGCTGACGGAGGGGCCCAGCGCGGCGTCGCGGGCCGTGGGCCGGGCGCAGGGCTCCTACATGCTGGCGGGCCTCAGGGAGCCCGTGCTGATGGTGTCCATGACCGTGGCGCTGGCCCGCGACGGCCCGTACAACGGGAGCACCGTCGCCGTGGTGGGCCGGGACGACGTCTCCGAGGGCGTCAGGGAGCtcgcggtggccggcgggaCCGGCGCGTTCCGGAAGGCCACGGGACACGTCCTGTGGCGGACGGCTAAGATGGAGTCCAGGGATCACATGGTGCTCGAGCTTGATGTCTACGCTACCGTGCCGGGTGGTGCTTCTGCGGGCGACGGGCAGCGTCAGGCGTCCTGA